The genomic window CCGGTCATCGCGACCGGCCGCAGGTCGAGCAGCGAGATCAACTCCAGGACCTCCTCGAGGAAGGCCTCCTGGGACGGGTCGTGGTCGACCATCCGGCGGCCGTCACACAGCTCCCGGGCCAGGTGATACGGCAGCGCCACCCGCCGTTTCTGGGTGACCCGGTTGACCCGCTGCTTGATCTCGACGTGGACCTCGGTGTCGTCGCCGACGTTCGTACGGTCTCCGTAGTGCCGGACCCGCAGTTTGCGCCGGAACTTCAGCCCCTCGATCTTCTCCCAGTAGAACCGCAGGTCACGGGTGTCGTAGTAGGTACTCCACACCCCGTACCCGCCACCGGCTCCATAGCTGTCGGAGTCCATCCGGCCGACGATCTCGGCCCGCAGTTCCGGGATCTGATCGCTCGGCACCAGGTACTTGATCTCGTACCGGTTGAACGAGTGCAGCTTGCTGGGTGCGCGCAGGGAGTGCCCGGATCGGTCGTCGCTGACGTGTTCGGGCGCCGCGGGTTCCCGTCGGAAAGGCAGTCTCATGCCCCATATCTACGGTTACCAGAAACAAGGGAAGCTCGATGAATCCTGTGAATCACGTGAGAACGGCAGGTGAATAGCGGGTGGAACTACTTCAACGGCGGTAGCGCTCACTACCGCCGATGAACGACGCCTGCCCGTGGACTCCGGCACTACCGTGGAACCCGTCATGGACAGCGAGATCAACACCCTGCTCTGGCCCCTGCCCCGCGCCTGGGCCGCCCGGCATCCGACAGCCGTCGACGCGATGCTCTCGGCGGTGTTGTGCGCGTTCGCCGCGGCCGGCTACGTCCGATCCGGTGGCCTGCCCGGCGACCGGCCGCTGACCATCTTCGACTGGGCCGTCTCAGCGGTGGCGGCCGGGGCGGTGGCCGGCCGGCGGCGGTTCCCGCGCACCCTGCTGATCGTGGTGACCGCCGGACTGGCCACGCAGTACAGCATCACCCAGCACCGCAACCCGCTGCTGATCCTGGCCGGCGCCATCCTGTCGTACACGGTCGCCGCCGGCACCGACCGCCGCACCACCTGGATGCACATCGCCGGCAGCGGGTTCGCCCTCTACCTCGCCGACGCGACCCGGCGGCAGGACCTGCTGACCCTGGACAGCCTGCCGATCCTCACCTTCCTCAGCATGGCCGCCGCGTTCGGCGACGCAACCCGCAGCCGCCGCGCCTACCTCGCCGAGGTCGAGGAACGGGCCCGCCGCGCCGAGCAGACCCGGGAGGAGGAGGCACAGCGCCGGGTCATCCAGGAACGGCTGCGCATCGCCCGCGAGCTGCATGACGTGGTCGCCCACCACATCGCGGTGATCAGCGTGCAGGCCGCCGCCGCCAGCCACCTCCTCGACCGCAGACCCGAGCAGGTCCGCCCGGCGCTGGACCTGATCCGGCACTCCGGCGACGACGTGCTCAAGGAGTTGTCGTCGATCGTCGGGGTGCTGCGCCAGTCCGACGACCCGGTGGTGACCACCGAACCCACCCCCGGCCTGTCCCGGCTGCCCGCCCTGCTGGAGACGGTCGCCGCCGCCGGTCTGCGGGTCGCGTTCGAGGAGACCGGCGAGCCACGGGAGCTGCCCGCCGTCACCGATCTGGCCGCCTACCGGATCGTGCAGGAAGCCCTGACCAACGCCCACAAACACGGCGCCGGGACCGCCGAACTCGACCTCACCTGGTCCGGGCGCAGCCTGACCATCCAGGTGCTCAACGACGTCGCCCTGCACGGTGACACCACCGGCTCCGGCTACGGCCTGGTCGGGATGCGGGAACGGGCGGCCGCCGCCAACGGGATCCTGGAAGTGCACGAGACACCGGGCGGCCGGTTCACCGTGCACACCGCGCTACCTTATGAGGACAAAAAGTGATTCGTGTGCTGCTCGCCGACGACCAGGTCCTGATCCGGGCCGGTTACCGGATGATCCTGGACTCCGAACCGGACATCGAGATCGTCGGCGAGGCCAGAGACGGGCGCGAAGCCGTCGAACTGGCCCGCACCGCCCGCGCCGACGTGGTGCTGATGGACATCCGGATGCCCGGCCTGGACGGCATCGAGGCCACCCGCCGCATCGCCGCCGACGACGACCTGGCCGGCGTGCGGATCCTGGTGCTCACCACGTTCGAGAACGACGACAACGTGATGCTCGCCGTCCGCGCCGGGGCCAGTGGTTTCCTCGGCAAGGGCGTCAGCGCCGACGAGCTGATCCACGCGGTCCGGGTGGTCGCCGCCGGAGACGCCCTGCTGTCCCCGAAAGCCACCCGCGGCCTGCTCGACCACCTGATCGGCCAGCCCGGCCCGGGACCCGCCGTCACCGCCACCGCCCTCGACGACCTCACCCACCGGGAACGGGAGGTGCTGGTCCTGGTCGCCAACGGCTACACCAACGAGGAGATCGGCGAACGCCTGTTCCTGTCCCCGTTGACAGCCAAGACCCACGTCAACCGGGCGATGACCAAACTGGGAGTACGAGACCGGGCACAGCTCGTGGTGGTCGCCTACCAGAGCGGGCTGGTGACCGTGCCCCGTGGCTAGGCACAGGCTGAGAGCGGGCTGAGAGCACACCCACAGCGGTGGTATTGCGGAACCACAGCTACCGCACATGCGGTACCCGTTTCGTCTACCGCTGGACGACGATTCCCGCGCCGGAGAATTCCAGACTTCTCTCGTGTCGATATTCGCCCGTCTCAGCCTCGCCAACCGCAAACTGGTGGCCATCATCGCCGCCCTCGTCGTAGCGCTCGGCGCGTACTCGGCGATGTCCCTCAAACAGCAACTGCTGCCCGACCTGTCGTTCCCCGCCGTGACCGTGGCCGCCTCCTACCCCGGCGCCGCCCCCGAGGTCGTCGAGCAGCAGGTCACCGTGCCGATCGAGGACACGGTGCAGAACCTGACCGGGGTGGAGTCGATGACCTCCACCTCCCGGCAGGGCTCGACGCTGGTGATGCTGTCGTTCGCCTTCGGCACCGACATCGACGACGCGTCCGCCGAAGTCCAGCAGGCCCTCGCCAAAGCCCGCCTGCCCCAGGACGTCGACCCGCAGGTGATGACCGGCAGCACCGGCGACATGCCGACGATGACCCTGGCCGCCACCGGATCGACAGCGGCCGACCTCACCCGCCACGTGGTGCCCGCTCTGCAGGCCGTCGACGGCGTCAACGAGGTCTCCGTCTCCGGGGCCCGCGAGCAGATCGTCACGATCACCCCGTCGAACCCGGCGACCACCCAGGCCATCGCCGCCGCCCTGAGCACCCTCGGCGGCACCTCGTCGGCCGGATCGATCACCGCGGACGGCCGGGACCTGAGCCTCGCCGTCGGCGCCGCGGTCACCTCACTCGACCAGGTCAAAAACCTCTGGATCACCGCTGGTACGAAACCCCAGCAGCTCAAGGACATCGCAACGGTCGAACTCACCGACGCCGACACCACCTCGATCACTCGCACCAACGGGGAACCCAGCCTCGGCGTCTCGCTCACCATGGACCACGGCGGCAGTTCCTCCGCGATCTCCACCGACGTCCGCGACCTGCTTCCCGGCCTGACGGAGCAGCTCGGTGCCGGAGCCGCCCTGACCGTCGTCTCCGACAACGGCCCCGCTGTCAAGGAATCCGTCGACGGCCTCCTCGAAGAGGGCGCGCTCGGCCTGGTGATGGCCATCCTGATCATCGTGCTGTTCCTGCGGTCCGCCCGATCCACCCTGGTCACCGCGGTCTCGATCCCACTGTCCCTGCTGATCGCCCTGATCGCGCTCTGGACCCTGGACTACTCGCTCAACATCCTCACCCTGGGCGCCCTGACCATCGCGGTCGGCCGGGTGGTCGACGACTCGATCGTGGTCCTGGAGAACATCAAACGCCACCTCGGGTACGGCGAGGACCGCCGGCACGCCGTAATCACCGCCGTCCGTGAGGTCTCCTCAGCGGTCACCTCCTCCACCCTCACCACCGTCGCGGTGTTCCTGCCGATCGCGTTCGTCAGCGGCATGGTCGGCGAACTGTTCGGCTCCTTCTCGATCACCGTCACCGTCGCCATGCTCGCGTCTCTGCTGGTGTCGCTGACCGTCGTCCCGGCGCTCGCCTACTGGTTCCTCAAAGCCCCCGCGGACTCCGCCGGTGTCGACCCCCAGGAGTACCGGCAGCGTGTCGAGGACGAGGAACGGCAGGGCCGTCTCCAGCGGATCTACCTGCCGGTCATCGCGTTCTCGGTTCGCCGCCGCAAGACCGTCCTCGGCATCGCCGGCGCCCTGCTCCTGCTGACCGTCTTCATGGCCACCGGCCTGAAGACCACTTTCATCGACGAGTCCGGTGAGAGCACGCTGAGCGTCAGCCAGACCCTGCCGCCCGGCACCGACCTGGCCACCACGGACAAGGCGGCCCAGCAGGTCGAGACCGCGATCGCCGGTCTGGACGGCATCGAGTCCTACCAGGTCACCATCGGCGCCAGCGGCGGATTCCTCGGCGGCGGAGGCGGTGGTAACAGCGTCTCCTACACGCTCAACCTGACCGAGGACGCCGACGCGGCCACCGTCACCGACGCCCTGGACACCGCGGTCAGCGGCCTCACCGGCGCCGGTGAGGTCACTGTCGGCAGCGGCGGAGGCGGCTTCGGCGGTACCGGCATCGAGGTGTCCGTCCGCGCCGACGACGACGCCACCCTCAAGACCGCCACCACCCTGGTCGCCGACACCCTCGCCGGGGTCTCCGAGGTCACCGGCGTCACCAGCGACCTGTCCGAGAGCGCCCCGCAGATCAGCATCGTCGCCAAGGGCGAGGCCGCGGCCCGCTACGGTCTCACCGACCAGGCCATCGTGTCGGCACTGCGGCAGACCGTACAGGGCAGCACCGTCACCCGGGTCACCCTGGACGGCGCCGAACACGAGGTCGTCGTCTCCACCGGCGCCGACGCCCCCACCAGTCTCGCCGACGTCAAAGCCGTCAGACTGACCACCCCGGCCGGACCGGTACGCCTCGACCGGGTCGCCACCGTCACCCAGATCGACGGCCCGGTCCAGCGCACCCGCATCGACGGCGACAGCACCAACACGGTCACCGCCACCCCGGTCGGCGACGACACCGGCGCCGCCAGCACGGCCGCTCAGACGGCCCTCGACAAGATCGAACTGCCGGCCGGTTCCTCGTACGAGATGGGTGGTGTGACCTCGCAGCAGAACGACGCGTTCACCCAGCTCGGCCTGGCCATCGCCATCGCGATCGCCCTGGTCTTCCTGATCCTGGTCGCGGTGTTCCGCAGTATCCGGCAGACCCTGATCCTGCTGGTGTCGATCCCGTTCGCGTTCGTCGGCGCGATCGCCCTGCTGCTGCTCACCGACACCGCGATGGGCGTGGCCGCCCTGATCGGCATCCTGATGCTGATCGGCATCGTGGTCACCAACGCGATCGTCCTGATGGACCTGATCAACCAGTACCGCGAACGCGGCATGACCGTCACCGAAGCAGTCGTCGAAGGCGGCCTGCGCCGGCTGCGGCCCATCCTGATGACTGCCCTGGCCACCATCTTCGCGCTGTTGCCGATGGCCCTGGGCATCACCGGCGCGGGCGGCTTCATCTCCCAGCCCCTGGCCGTCGTGGTGATCGGCGGCCTGCTCAGCAGCACCCTGCTGACCCTGGTCCTGATCCCGGTCCTCTACACGATGGTCGAGTCCCGCCGGGACCGGCGCCCCACCCCAGCTCCGGTGGAGGCCGAACCCGAACTGGTCTCCGTCACCTGACCCCGTCGGACGGACAGCCCGGATCGTGACCGGGCACACGGGTGGTGGCACAGAGCAACTCCAGCTCGGTGCCACCACCGGCGTCCGCCCGCATCACCAGCATCAGCTTGTTCGCTGGCAACCACGGGTTTCCCGCGGCGCCCGAATAGTCGATCTCCCCGGTCACCCCGTCCACCGCGTTGACACCGGTCAGCATCCCGATCCCCTGAAGCAGACTCGTCCCGTTGATCGGCGCCTTGCTGCTCGACCCACGCACCTGCACGATCGCGGTCCGCACCGTCTCCAGCGCGTCCCACCCGAACATCGCCCGCGCCGCCTGCCCCTCCGTGCACGCGTCGCCGTAGCCCGCCTTCTCGTACTCGATGAAGAACAACTCGGTCCGCCGGATCGCCGCACAGTCCGCACCCCACATCCGGCTGCTCGCCGGTGACATGTAATGCAAGGCCAGGCGCGGATGCTTGGCCAGGCCACCGGAAAGCACGAACTCGGTGATCGCGTCCCCGGCCAGGATCCGCGGCGGATTCCGCTCACAGGACGCACTGAGCCCCGACAGAAAGTTCTCGAAATCATCCGGGCGCCCGGCGAAGAAGACCAGGTAGTCGTCCGGCACCGCCCGGCCCTTCCTCGCTCTCGCCTGCTCGGCACACGCCCGACTACCGAGGTTCGACGCGTCCTTGCCGCCCGCCCCGTACGGGATCCGCTCCAGAATCCGGATGCCCCGAGCCTCGAACTCCTGATGGACGTCGTGCGCCAGGCCGGTGCTGTACAGATCCTCGGCGTCCCCCGAGTAGTAGACGGCCGCCGCCGCCACGCCCAGCTTCTGCTTCGCGTAGAAGGCGGCGACCGCGGCCTCCCGGCGATTCGACGGCGCGATCTGGTGATACGTCATCACCGCCTTGTTCAGGTCGTCCGCGGTGAGCAGCGTCGCCAGGGTGGGAATCCGCTCACCGTCCAGCACCCGGATCGCCTCCTCGGTGCCCCGGCGGCTCACCCCCAGGCCCACCACCGCCACCACGTTCAACCGATCCGCAGCATTCGCGATCAACCGGGCGGCGGTACCGCCGTACCTCATCTGGTCCCCGCCGTTGGCCAGCCGCAGCAGTATCGGAGCCTGCGTGGTGAGTGCCTGCTGCTGCCCCAGCGCCAGACCACGCAACTCCTCCAGCGCCGCCTGGTAGCCACCGAGCGTGGTGTTGGTCAACGTACTCAGATAGACGATCGTCACCGGGTGACGATCCGCCTCGTGCGGATGCTCCAGCACCTTCCGGTTGGTCCGCGCGATCAGCTCCTCCACCGCACGCAACTTCCCGGCGACCTCGTCGTCGGCATGCGGCGGCCGCCCGGCGAAAAATCGATGCCGATCGTCGGCCAACCCGATGCACTGGGTCGTCGTCCCGTCGCTGTCGAGCTTCTCCCGTTGCAGCGTGTTCCCGGTCATCGGCCACCACCACGCCTCACACCGCCGGCCGTTGGCCCAGGGCACCGCCACCAGCGCCACCACCAGCAGCAACGGCAGAACCGACGACATCCACGGCAGGCGCCGCCGGGGCAGGCCCACCCGGCCCAGTTCGGCCCAGTCCCCCGGCCGCTCGGTCTCCACCGGCAACCGCAGAGCAAGGGTGCTCCGCCCCTCCCGGCTCGCATGCCGCTGCTCCTCGGCCCACTCCTGGTAGGCCATCCGCGCGTCCCCCGGAGCGAAAGGGGCCGGCGAACCGTCCGTCACCGGATTCGTCACGACCAGCAGCGGCTCACTGCGCGGATGTCCCGGCCGGCGCTGCCCCGGCACGAACCCGGCCTTCTCGATCAGCCGCACCAACTGGGCGGCCTGCACACTGTCCGACTCCACCAGCAGCACCGGATAGGTGGTCCGGCGCCGGCCCGCCCCGAACAGACTCCGGCGCCGGTGCGCCACTCGCAGATCCTGCAGGAACGCGTCCACCAACAGTTGATCGACGACGTCCCGACGCTGCCGCCGCTCCGCCTCGGTGAGCCCGCACCGCTTCTCCGAGTTGGCGAAGTCACGCGCCATGTCGTAAAAGCTGCCCGCCTGATTGAGGCGGTGCCGGGCGAACCAGCGCGGCGGGCGCCACGTCCCCCGCATGAAGAGCAGACCCAGCCTGGGTACGATCCTCGAACTCAACCGCACCCACCACGGGAAGTCACCGACCGCGTCGGCCAGGCCCTCCAGGTAGGCGGTGTTCTCCAGACGCTGACGCAGATGCCGCTGCAACTGCCCGGCGATCGCCTCCCGCTCCTTGTCCGGGGACTTGGGCTGAATAGGCCGAAGGTGCACCAGCCACAGCGCCAGACCGTAGTGCGGGAACCGGAGCCGCCAGCCCGCACCGTCCGCGGCCAGGCCCTTGACTGCCACGTCCAGCAGATCCTCGACCGTCGGCGGCCGGTCCGTCACGGATTCGGCACGCGCCTCCGGTGGCGGCGCCGCCTGATCCTCGCCCCCGGCCTGATCCTCACACCCGGCCTGCTCATCCCACAGCACGGCCGGGCGTTGTACCAGCCGCGTCCCGGTCCGCGCCCAGGGCGTGAAACGGGCACTGCGCAGCCATTCGGCGATCCCGTCGAGCGGATCCGGCCCGCCCGCGACCGGACGGATCAGGCCGATGATCGGGAGAGGGCGCTCGGCGCCGTACCGCCAGGGCCGCTGCACCAGCCATTCGATCAGCTTCAACAGTTGAGGCGCACCCTGGAACTGGATTCCCCTCGTCTGTTCCTTACCGGCATGCCAATGCCCGCGCACCATCGATGACCCCCAACGTCGAGAAGCCGGGTGGTCCATTCATCGTGGCGACTGAAGGCGTACGGAGCGTCGGCCCGGCGGAGGGGATTGACGGTATCTTGTAGAAAATCACTAACCGGGTAGAACAATACAGTTTCGACCATTGCTCACCCATCCGTGCACCGTCTACGTTGGCGGAACGTCGTTTCCCTCAACGAGACTGGGGCCGTGGATGCTCAGTGTCCTCTTCGGGTTGATCGCCGTCGCCGAAGCCGTCCTGCTGGGCCTCGTCATCACCCTGCGCCGCCGCTGGCCGGACCGGTCCCTCATCCTGCTGATCCCGGTACTACTGGCCCTGATCGGGGACAACGCGGTCATCGCAGCCGGCTCCACGATCGGCACCGGCGACACCCTCCTGGCGTTGTCCTATCCCCGCTACATCGCACACGGCCTGTTCGTCCCACTGCTGATCATGGTCGGCGCCGGGCTCTGCCGCGCCCACGGCATCCGCCTGCCCCTGGCCGCCTCGGGCATCCTGACGGCGGCCCTGATCGCGGTCGGCATCCGCCAGGACATCATCAACCTGAACCTGCAGCCCACGCCGTACGCCGACACCCTGCGCTACACCAACACGGCGACCCACGGCGCACCCATCCCCGCCGTGGTCACCATCGTGGTGCTGATCGCCTTGGGCGCCGTCTTGCTGGCCCGAACCCGCAGCCCCTGGCTACTGGCCGGCTCGAGCGCCATGTTCGCAGCCGCAGCCCTGAGCGTGTTCGCCTTCTGGCTGGGCAACGTCGGCGAGTTGCTCCTGCTCCTCGGCCTCTACCTGACCGCGACCCGCCGGCCCGCCCCGATGATCGCTCCGGTCACTGCTGCATGATCCAGATCGGCAGGGGGTCGTTCACCTCGGCGACGACTTCCCACCCGGCCCCGCGGTAAAGGTCCACATTGCCCGGCGTGCTGGTCTCCAGGTAGGCGGGCAGCCCATCCGCTGCCGCCCGGCGCAGCCCTTCGGCCATCACGGTCCGCCCGAGCCGCCGCCCCGCAGCCGCCGGATGGGTACCGAGCACCCCCAGATACCAGTAGGGCCGGCTCGGAAAAGCCGCGTGAACCGCGTCGTCATACCGCCGCATCCGCTCCCGGGCGTCCCCCGGAAGCTCTGCGATCGCCGTGCTCTCCTTGCTCGCCGAAGCGACCGGCTCGTCCTCACCCGGCGGCTCCCAGATGGCAGCGGCCAGCCCGCCGTCAGCCGTCCAGATGGCTCCTTTACCGACCCGCTTGTCGAAGAGATGCCCGAAGAAGGCCGCCGCATGCCGCGGATAGTCCTCGTCCGACGGAAAGAGAAACCGGAGAACCGGATCCCTCTCGAACGCCGCCACCATCGTCGCGACAACCCGCTCGCGGTCCGCAATCCCCGCCACAGCGATCCCAGAAGCCTCAGTCACACCTGCCGACTCTACCGCTCACCGTAAGTCATCCTAGGAGGCTAGGTGCTCTTCTAACCGGCTGGTGCCTCGATCGCGGCCAGAAACCGGAACATCCCCGACGATGGGTTGTCGCCGGGAAATCG from Actinoplanes derwentensis includes these protein-coding regions:
- a CDS encoding polyphosphate polymerase domain-containing protein codes for the protein MRLPFRREPAAPEHVSDDRSGHSLRAPSKLHSFNRYEIKYLVPSDQIPELRAEIVGRMDSDSYGAGGGYGVWSTYYDTRDLRFYWEKIEGLKFRRKLRVRHYGDRTNVGDDTEVHVEIKQRVNRVTQKRRVALPYHLARELCDGRRMVDHDPSQEAFLEEVLELISLLDLRPVAMTGYQREAFVGRESDVGLRVTFDHRIRGRDRDFDFAADAENRLIVPARLSVVEFKANERVPYWLTDLAARLNMSVVRVSKYCQSVEAFGKAPRSLFHIPDYETAEV
- a CDS encoding sensor histidine kinase; amino-acid sequence: MDSEINTLLWPLPRAWAARHPTAVDAMLSAVLCAFAAAGYVRSGGLPGDRPLTIFDWAVSAVAAGAVAGRRRFPRTLLIVVTAGLATQYSITQHRNPLLILAGAILSYTVAAGTDRRTTWMHIAGSGFALYLADATRRQDLLTLDSLPILTFLSMAAAFGDATRSRRAYLAEVEERARRAEQTREEEAQRRVIQERLRIARELHDVVAHHIAVISVQAAAASHLLDRRPEQVRPALDLIRHSGDDVLKELSSIVGVLRQSDDPVVTTEPTPGLSRLPALLETVAAAGLRVAFEETGEPRELPAVTDLAAYRIVQEALTNAHKHGAGTAELDLTWSGRSLTIQVLNDVALHGDTTGSGYGLVGMRERAAAANGILEVHETPGGRFTVHTALPYEDKK
- a CDS encoding response regulator, which translates into the protein MIRVLLADDQVLIRAGYRMILDSEPDIEIVGEARDGREAVELARTARADVVLMDIRMPGLDGIEATRRIAADDDLAGVRILVLTTFENDDNVMLAVRAGASGFLGKGVSADELIHAVRVVAAGDALLSPKATRGLLDHLIGQPGPGPAVTATALDDLTHREREVLVLVANGYTNEEIGERLFLSPLTAKTHVNRAMTKLGVRDRAQLVVVAYQSGLVTVPRG
- a CDS encoding efflux RND transporter permease subunit, coding for MSIFARLSLANRKLVAIIAALVVALGAYSAMSLKQQLLPDLSFPAVTVAASYPGAAPEVVEQQVTVPIEDTVQNLTGVESMTSTSRQGSTLVMLSFAFGTDIDDASAEVQQALAKARLPQDVDPQVMTGSTGDMPTMTLAATGSTAADLTRHVVPALQAVDGVNEVSVSGAREQIVTITPSNPATTQAIAAALSTLGGTSSAGSITADGRDLSLAVGAAVTSLDQVKNLWITAGTKPQQLKDIATVELTDADTTSITRTNGEPSLGVSLTMDHGGSSSAISTDVRDLLPGLTEQLGAGAALTVVSDNGPAVKESVDGLLEEGALGLVMAILIIVLFLRSARSTLVTAVSIPLSLLIALIALWTLDYSLNILTLGALTIAVGRVVDDSIVVLENIKRHLGYGEDRRHAVITAVREVSSAVTSSTLTTVAVFLPIAFVSGMVGELFGSFSITVTVAMLASLLVSLTVVPALAYWFLKAPADSAGVDPQEYRQRVEDEERQGRLQRIYLPVIAFSVRRRKTVLGIAGALLLLTVFMATGLKTTFIDESGESTLSVSQTLPPGTDLATTDKAAQQVETAIAGLDGIESYQVTIGASGGFLGGGGGGNSVSYTLNLTEDADAATVTDALDTAVSGLTGAGEVTVGSGGGGFGGTGIEVSVRADDDATLKTATTLVADTLAGVSEVTGVTSDLSESAPQISIVAKGEAAARYGLTDQAIVSALRQTVQGSTVTRVTLDGAEHEVVVSTGADAPTSLADVKAVRLTTPAGPVRLDRVATVTQIDGPVQRTRIDGDSTNTVTATPVGDDTGAASTAAQTALDKIELPAGSSYEMGGVTSQQNDAFTQLGLAIAIAIALVFLILVAVFRSIRQTLILLVSIPFAFVGAIALLLLTDTAMGVAALIGILMLIGIVVTNAIVLMDLINQYRERGMTVTEAVVEGGLRRLRPILMTALATIFALLPMALGITGAGGFISQPLAVVVIGGLLSSTLLTLVLIPVLYTMVESRRDRRPTPAPVEAEPELVSVT
- a CDS encoding ABC transporter substrate-binding protein, with translation MKLIEWLVQRPWRYGAERPLPIIGLIRPVAGGPDPLDGIAEWLRSARFTPWARTGTRLVQRPAVLWDEQAGCEDQAGGEDQAAPPPEARAESVTDRPPTVEDLLDVAVKGLAADGAGWRLRFPHYGLALWLVHLRPIQPKSPDKEREAIAGQLQRHLRQRLENTAYLEGLADAVGDFPWWVRLSSRIVPRLGLLFMRGTWRPPRWFARHRLNQAGSFYDMARDFANSEKRCGLTEAERRQRRDVVDQLLVDAFLQDLRVAHRRRSLFGAGRRRTTYPVLLVESDSVQAAQLVRLIEKAGFVPGQRRPGHPRSEPLLVVTNPVTDGSPAPFAPGDARMAYQEWAEEQRHASREGRSTLALRLPVETERPGDWAELGRVGLPRRRLPWMSSVLPLLLVVALVAVPWANGRRCEAWWWPMTGNTLQREKLDSDGTTTQCIGLADDRHRFFAGRPPHADDEVAGKLRAVEELIARTNRKVLEHPHEADRHPVTIVYLSTLTNTTLGGYQAALEELRGLALGQQQALTTQAPILLRLANGGDQMRYGGTAARLIANAADRLNVVAVVGLGVSRRGTEEAIRVLDGERIPTLATLLTADDLNKAVMTYHQIAPSNRREAAVAAFYAKQKLGVAAAAVYYSGDAEDLYSTGLAHDVHQEFEARGIRILERIPYGAGGKDASNLGSRACAEQARARKGRAVPDDYLVFFAGRPDDFENFLSGLSASCERNPPRILAGDAITEFVLSGGLAKHPRLALHYMSPASSRMWGADCAAIRRTELFFIEYEKAGYGDACTEGQAARAMFGWDALETVRTAIVQVRGSSSKAPINGTSLLQGIGMLTGVNAVDGVTGEIDYSGAAGNPWLPANKLMLVMRADAGGGTELELLCATTRVPGHDPGCPSDGVR
- a CDS encoding GNAT family N-acetyltransferase — protein: MVAAFERDPVLRFLFPSDEDYPRHAAAFFGHLFDKRVGKGAIWTADGGLAAAIWEPPGEDEPVASASKESTAIAELPGDARERMRRYDDAVHAAFPSRPYWYLGVLGTHPAAAGRRLGRTVMAEGLRRAAADGLPAYLETSTPGNVDLYRGAGWEVVAEVNDPLPIWIMQQ